The following nucleotide sequence is from Halococcus sediminicola.
GTCCGAGACGATAGGGCGCGATGGTCATCTCGGGGATCTGTCTGTAGGTCGGAGCTGGCAGATGGTGAATTTCGTCTGCGATCAGCAGCCCGAACTGGTCGCCGTACTCGTCGATATAGCGATACGCGCTGTCGTAGGTCGTGACTGTGATGGGCCTGATCTCGTGGGTGCCGCCACCGAGCACGCCGACCGCCTGTCCGGCTCCATCTTCCCTCTGACGGGGAAGTTGGTCGCCGAAGGCGTTGGTGAGCGTCGCATGCCACTGGTTCATCAGATCGATCGTCGGCGCAACCACGAGCGTGGCGACACCAGCGTCGGCGATTACCTGGATACCGAGAAATGTCTTCCCGCTCCCAGTTGGGAGGACGACGCTGCCTCGACGATCATTGGCTCGCCACGCATCGAGCGCCGCCTGCTGGTACTCGCGTGGTTCGATCTGGAGCGCGGGATCGAGAGCGAAGGCGGGATACGCCCGAGCTGTGTCCTCAAGCGTAACAGTAGCCGACTGGATCGTCTCTTGGTCGACTGATTCCTCTACCGCGGGGCCGGGGATATCGTCATCCCATGTGTCGGCCCATTCGAGCAGGCTACGATAGCGATATGCGGGTGCGCGGTAGTCGCCAACCCGATCGTCCCACTCCGCGTACGGAACCTCCTCGCTGGCCTCTTGAAGTAGGAGTGTGCCTCCGTCGAACTCGATCCGCATCTGGCAAATACCACAGCCGCAATCCAAATAAACCATACTGATTGGTGGAGGGACGTTCGGTTTCGGACCATCTACCTCTGTTTCTGCGGGTACAGGGTGACGGGTGGGTCCGTCGGGTACAGAACCACGGCCGTCAGCGTTCGAGCCAGTACTGCCAGTCGGCAATCGCTTGTTCAGTGGTACTGCCGACGTCGACAGGCTCAAGTTGCTCAAGAGGCACGCCAAGTGTTCTGTCCATCCACTCGATCGTCGCGAACTGCTGGCTGAGAGTCGGCTCTGTCGATGACATTCCAACTACGCGTACGGGTTCGCCTTCCTCCAGGGGCGATTCCTCGCGCTCGGTGCGACAGCGCGCTTCGAACGGGAACTCCAGCGTATCGTCGAGATAGGCGTTCCAGCCCATTGCCTGCTCGTCCGCATCGTAGGTATCGACGATGATCTCCATCTCAATGCGTTCGTCCCGCTCTTCGTCTCTCCCGGAGTGTGTCATCGCCCATCAGTACTCAGCCCAGACGGAAGATGCTCAGGTCGGCCGAACCCACCCACCGGCCTGTCCAGAGTCGCTCAATCGTCACCGCAAACGTACAGCTACCACGGGCTGCCAATACAACCATCCCGAGGAGTTACGCGGCTGTGTCGCGAACCCCTGCGTATGGATCGCACACCAGCGGCATTCTCCGAGGCTCTCTGGTCCGGTGACACCAAGCAGGCGAATCGCGCAATCGATGAACTTGACCAGATGGAGCCCGAAGAACAAGCGGAACTGTTCGATGAAGCGTTCGAGATCTGCCGAGAACTATATGCAGACGGGAACGGGTACCAACGTCAATCCGCAATTCGCTTTGCAGCCGAACTGTATCCACGATTGGCACTCCGAACAGTTGGCGCGGAGTTTACTGACGATGCGCTTCCGGGTGAGCACACGACCGAGGAAACTGCGTCACATCGACAGCGACTTCGAGAGCTGTATCTCGAAGCACTCACCGATGACGACGGCCGCGTTCGGCGCGCAGCAGCCAAGCATATCAAAATTCTCGGGCTATCGGCCACCATTATCGACGCCGAAGACGAACTTGATTACCTTCTCGAAGAAGTGAAATCACTCAAGTCGGACTACCCAGGCTCGAAACAAAAGCACATCCAACAAGCGTACGAAAACATTGCTGTCCATGCCAACGAGTCGGCATTCGCTCTCTCAAACGCAGTGCCTGAATCTCTCAAATGGGATAGCGACTCTCAGGAATAGTAACCACAGCCCATCTTATCAAATTCCGCGTTCGCCCTCAACGATTGCTCTCTTCAAGTGGTCACGGCATGCCATCAACGCAAGCGTCACGCTAACAACGACGTCTACATCCTCCCCACTCTCGAATAGTCCCTCTCGGTCCTTGCCCCGATTAGGCCGGAACCGCCGAGAGCATCCCACGAACAACACTCGCCAGTTCCTCAACTTCCGCCTCACGGAGGCGTTCGTCACCCAGCACTAACCGCAGT
It contains:
- a CDS encoding calcium-binding protein — encoded protein: MTHSGRDEERDERIEMEIIVDTYDADEQAMGWNAYLDDTLEFPFEARCRTEREESPLEEGEPVRVVGMSSTEPTLSQQFATIEWMDRTLGVPLEQLEPVDVGSTTEQAIADWQYWLER